The Thermoproteota archaeon genomic sequence CGGACTTGCCCTTCTTCCTGCTGTGCATCCTAGCCATTTGTTCACCCTTCAGCTCCCCATGACCCAAGCTCGTTTTTAAACAATTGCGCCCCCCTCGCCTGAATGAAACGCCGGAGCTCCCTCACCGCTGCTCCTCTATGGGAGAATGCGTCCTTCTCTTCACCCAGTTCACCGAAGGTCCTGCCTCCCGACCCCTCGGGAATGAAAATGGGATCAAAACCCCAGCCCCCTCCCCTAGGTTCGGTGGATATCTGGCCCCTCGATCTGCCCATAAAGGTCGATAGCTCCCTCCCCGTGTGCAGCACTATGACTGAGATGAACTCCGCTTCCCTATCCTTAACATCGGACATCAGTTTTAGCACGCCCTCGTTTCCCAGCTTCGAGAACACGTAGGAGGAGAACGGTCCCGGGAAGCCCCCCAGCGCGCGTATGAACAGACCGGCGTCCTCCAAGAAGAAGGGCTTAGGTAGGTAGTCTGCCAGCCACAAGGCCGAAGTGAGCGCTACTTCCTCGAGGTCGTCGCTCTGCGGTTCGAGATAGTCCACTTGGATCCATCGGACCTCTACTATGTCGGAGAGCATCCTCCTGAACTCCTCGTACTTGTGCCTGTTAGAGGACGCCAGATAGATCATTTGTATCTCCCCCTAGCCTCCACCTTGACCAGCCTAGCCAGCACCCTGTCAGCGAGTTCACCGCACCTCCGATATCCGCGGAGGAATGATCGCCAAAGCGGCTCCCAGTCGTCTCTGAGGGACTTGAGTGACCTCTTGAGCACGTAAAGGTCGACGGCATAGTCCTCAACGTCGTGGGTGTACTCAGCGAGGCCGAAGTCTATGAGGCATATTCCAGAGGGAGTCACCAGCGCGTTATAGGGGGTAAGGTCGTTGTGGGCTATGTGGGACGAGTGGAGCCTGCAGGCCATGTCCCCGAAGATCTCCATCCTCTCGGGAGTGAGCTCCTCTGCAAGCCTCGCACCCTCTATGAACTCCATCATCAGTGAGTCCTCCCACACATCCAGCACGGCCGGAACGCTCACTCCTCCCAGTCTAGCCTTCCTCATCAACCTAGCCTCCTTCCTAGTCCTCCCCCTCCTCAGGTGGATGTCCAAGTCGGGGTGCCTGTACCCTTTCTTGATCCTCCTCTTCACCACCACGGGGAGACCCATGAACTCGGTCCTGTAGAGTTCCGCCTCAGCTCCTCTGTATATCAGCTCCATCCCATTAGCTCACCTCCAACCGAACTTGCCCCTCAAGGGGACGAAGGCCACATCCGTGACCCTCTTGGTGACCATCTTCCCCCCGACTTTCTCTACTAGAAGGAGCTCCTGGCCCCAGAGCCCCGGGGTCCCGACGGGGATGACCATCTTGCCCCCCTCCTTGAGCATCTCGAAGAGGGGCTTTGGAATGTCGGGCGCAGCGGCGGTCACTAGTATCCTGTCCACCTTCACCCTCATGGGAACCCCGGCGCTGCCGTCCATGTTGAGCACGTGGGCCCTGCAGGAGTACCCCGCGGCCATCAGATTGTAACGCGCGAGTGTAGCGAGATGGGGGTCTATCTCGACGCTCACTACGACTCCCCAAGTGTGGGGCGGTTTTTCCGATGGAGCCACTATCTCGGCCACCGTAGCAGCGTGATATCCGCTGCCCGCCCCCACCTCCAGCACCATGTGACCCACATCCAAGTCCAAGAGCTCGTTCATCATGAATACCATGTGGGGGGCGCTTATGGTCTGCCCCTCCCCTATGGGGAGAGGTGTGTCAGCGTAGGCCATGTCCTTATAACTTTCAGGGACGAACAACTCCCTCCTGACCCTTTCAGCGGCCCTCCTGACCTTCTCGCTCCTTATTATTCCGAGCCTCACCAGCCTATCCACTAACGATTTATGGGCGTCCATCCGGGGAAACTTATGCTGGAGGAAATAATAGCTTACGGGCACCCCAACATAACTGCCAGGCACAGGACCACGCTTCAAGTGACTAAGGACGAGGAGATAACCCTGAGGGCGGACTGCGTCATAGGGGTCAGGGCCGATAAGGCGGTGATGGACCTCTCGCAGGAGCTCAAGTCCCACCTGATCGGGGGAGGGTCCGTGAGTATCACCATTTCAGTGGGGGGAATGGAGTTCCGCCTAGAGGCGGTGGGAGATCCGAGGCTCAGGCTCACTCACGCTAGGGATGTGGTCGTGAGGAGATCCGACTTTATCGATGATAGGACCTTGGCCATAAGGTCCAGCGCCGCGGCCAAGGATCTGCCTAGGGAGATGGTGAGGGTCATGAGGAGGGCTGATGAGGTGGTGGTCATGGAGATAATCTTCTGACGGTCAGTGAAACCCCTGAGCCACCGGATCCTTGGGTTTGATGATCTCCCTCAGAAAGGAAGTGGCGTAAGTCCCTCTATCGAGGAAGAAGGATAGAACCAGATTATTCCCTCCCCAAAGTGACGTCAGGGACTTGGCCCTCGCCAGCGCCGCTCTGAGGCCCCCCAAGGCGCTTATCTCCGGAAGTTCCCTGAACAGGAACAGGTCCAAGGATACACCCTCCTCCCTCAGCAAGTCCCTCAGTGCCTCCGAGGCCCATCCCCTCACCCTAGTGTAGGCCCCGG encodes the following:
- the rdgB gene encoding RdgB/HAM1 family non-canonical purine NTP pyrophosphatase produces the protein MIYLASSNRHKYEEFRRMLSDIVEVRWIQVDYLEPQSDDLEEVALTSALWLADYLPKPFFLEDAGLFIRALGGFPGPFSSYVFSKLGNEGVLKLMSDVKDREAEFISVIVLHTGRELSTFMGRSRGQISTEPRGGGWGFDPIFIPEGSGGRTFGELGEEKDAFSHRGAAVRELRRFIQARGAQLFKNELGSWGAEG
- a CDS encoding protein-L-isoaspartate(D-aspartate) O-methyltransferase; the protein is MDAHKSLVDRLVRLGIIRSEKVRRAAERVRRELFVPESYKDMAYADTPLPIGEGQTISAPHMVFMMNELLDLDVGHMVLEVGAGSGYHAATVAEIVAPSEKPPHTWGVVVSVEIDPHLATLARYNLMAAGYSCRAHVLNMDGSAGVPMRVKVDRILVTAAAPDIPKPLFEMLKEGGKMVIPVGTPGLWGQELLLVEKVGGKMVTKRVTDVAFVPLRGKFGWR
- a CDS encoding KEOPS complex kinase/ATPase Bud32 produces the protein MELIYRGAEAELYRTEFMGLPVVVKRRIKKGYRHPDLDIHLRRGRTRKEARLMRKARLGGVSVPAVLDVWEDSLMMEFIEGARLAEELTPERMEIFGDMACRLHSSHIAHNDLTPYNALVTPSGICLIDFGLAEYTHDVEDYAVDLYVLKRSLKSLRDDWEPLWRSFLRGYRRCGELADRVLARLVKVEARGRYK
- a CDS encoding DUF371 domain-containing protein gives rise to the protein MLEEIIAYGHPNITARHRTTLQVTKDEEITLRADCVIGVRADKAVMDLSQELKSHLIGGGSVSITISVGGMEFRLEAVGDPRLRLTHARDVVVRRSDFIDDRTLAIRSSAAAKDLPREMVRVMRRADEVVVMEIIF